One Dromiciops gliroides isolate mDroGli1 chromosome 3, mDroGli1.pri, whole genome shotgun sequence DNA segment encodes these proteins:
- the SON gene encoding protein SON isoform X2: protein MATNIEQIFRSFVVSKFREIQQELSSGRVEGQLNGETNPPVEGNQSGDAAACARSLPNEEIVQKIEEVLSGVLDTELRYKPDLKEASRKSRCVSVQTDPTDEIPTKKSKKHKKHKSKKKKKKKEKEKEKKYKRQSEESESKLKSHHGGNVGLESDSYLKFDSEPSVMGLEHPVRALGLPKPPAVMLKSPTMTLGLNESPAVALEPPTMAVEVSEPHTLVALKPASVGELSELHATLVPEPFTLERPESSVAVTLESSVKQTLESPAVMPVPTTTVVPKSSEAHVTVSSEYNARSVPKYLEIPSSEQSKTTLLEPPASKVLELSETCVVTASETSAEFHPRSSSMTALELPESSVTEILRLPEQSTAIPLLSVEPPTTTVLELSKPSAVPEMPGPPTAPVLELPGPPTAPVPESPGPPVTSVPELLRTPTTSVQELPSPPVTSVLELPGPPVTSVLELPGPSVTSVPEVPGPPVIPVPEVPVPEVPGSPVASVLEFRGPPATPVQVPELPGPPVTLVPELPGPPATLVRVPELPGPSATPVLELSQDLPGLPAPSMVSELPQEVPRQPTMALEMPQELPGLPVVTTALELPGQPVATVPLELAEQPVMTTEPEQPTVMPALELPGQPEVTAAAGLPGQPVATIAPELPGQPEVPELRGLPSVTGVSELPGQPSTTVAQELPGQSGALGQPVATGALELLGQPVASELSGQPTVAAALELPGQPVATVALEISGHSVMTTSDLPTMTVSQSLEVPSTTALEPYSTVAQELPTTLVGETSVTVSVDPLMAPESHMLTSNTMDSQMLASNTMDSQMLASNTMDSQMLASNTMDSQMLASNSMDSQMLASNSMDSQMLASNSMDSQMLASNSMDSQMLATSTMDSQMLATSTMDSQMLATSTMDSQMLATSTMDSQMLATSTMDSQMLATSTMDSQMLATSTMDSQMLATSTMDSQMLASSTMDSQMLASSTMDSQMLASSTMDAQMLASSTPESSMLGPKSPDPYRLAQDPYRLAQDPYRLGHDPYRLGHDPYRLGQDPYRLGHDPYRLAPDPYRMSPRPYRIAPRPYRIAPRPYRLAPRPLMLASRRSMMMSYAAERSMMSSYAAERSMMSYERSMMSPMAERSMMSAYERSMMSAYERSMMSPMAERSMMSAYERSMMAYERSMMSPMAERSMMSMGADRSMMSSYSDRSMMSSYSDRSMMSSYTADRSMMSMTADSYADSYTDSYTEAYMVPPLPPEEPPTMPPLPPEEPPMTPPLPPEEPPEGPSLPVEQSALPVENTWATAGTALLSEEPALPPEPPVMQTEIPESTMSDYSVGAPEPSVLTSESAVTVSEPPPEPESSMTSTSLESHMTQEHAIIGPQAAVLSSVPSTVSETSILPTEHTEPPIVTESVETFEPILASGPISEQMIYLTEVAVPEPSDMAVPEVVVPEPTETVIPEPAELAVQGPAEVAVQGPAEVTFQGSDEVVVQGSADVAVQRPEEATFQGLAEVAFQGPTEVAVQGPTEVAVQGPTEVEVQGPTEVVDQGPTEVVDQGPTEVTVQGPAEVMLQEPATVVVQEPAMVVPELIAAVPEPTMVEVAVPEPTVLESSATVSEGPVVVPEPTPVVESTVMTSEPVIKRTDVVSSVESNLSQQTTIQEMSIQSSEEANNEKMHLESHSYESIHHVNIVLDVNSPLIAKETEHNIVSATSPVSEIGMEKFLPGSETDLNTVLTTCPSEVNIVGTVSTTSSHIHELDVKGTTKEIELYATSVTSSVSKADVEGPLPTQEIEHDMVISTSPSGGSEADIEGPLPANDTHRDVLSANNLLGKTDPEASLPVKESEHDTVITISHKDGSEAEKETPLSAKNTEQESAANICDLNDADLVRPLLPKDMERVANLRTDIEGPLSASGVERDIVTTASPVVISLPERASESSSEEKDDYEIFVKVKDTHDKSKKTKSRDKGEKERKRDSSLRSRSKRSKSSEHKSRRRTSESRSRARKRSSKSKSHRSQTRSRSRSRRRRRSSRSRSKSRGRRSLSKEKRKRSPKHRSKSRERKRKRSSSRDNRKVARARSRTPSRRSRSHTPSRRRRSRSVVRRRSFSISPVRRSRTPSRRSRTPSRRSRTPSRRSRTPSRRRRSRSVVRRRSFSISPVRLRRSRTPLRRRFSRSPIRRKRSRSSERGRSPPKRLTDLDKAQLLEIAKANAAAMCAKAGVPLPPNLKPAPPPTVEEKVAKKSGGATIEELTEKCKQIAQSKEDDDVIVNKPHVSDEEEEERPFYHHPFKLNEPKPIFFNLNIAAAKPTPPKNQVTLTKEFPVSSGSQHRKKEADSVYGEWVPVEKNGEENKDDDNVFSSNLPTEPVDISTAMSERALAQKRLSENAFDLEAMSMLNRAQERIDAWAQLNSIPGQFTGSTGVQVLTQEQLANTGAQAWIKKDQFLRAAPVTGGMGAVLMRKMGWREGEGLGKNKEGNKEPILVDFKTDRKGLVAVGERAQKRSGNFSAAMKDLSGKHPVSALMEICNKRRWQPPEFLLVHDSGPDHRKHFLFRVLINGSAYQPSFASPNKKHAKATAATVVLQAMGLVPKDLMANATCFRSASRR, encoded by the exons ATGGCGACAAACATCGAGCAGATCTTCAGGTCCTTCGTGGTCAGTAAATTCCGGGAAATTCAGCAAGAGCTTTCCAG tgGCAGGGTTGAAGGCCAGCTGAATGGTGAAACAAACCCACCTGTTGAAGGAAACCAGTCAGGTGATGCAGCTGCCTGTGCAAGGAGCCTACCAAATGAAGAAATAGTACAGAAGATAGAAGAAGTGCTGTCTGGGGTCCTAGACACAGAATTGCGATATAAACCAG atttaaaGGAGGCCTCCAGAAAAAGTAGATGTGTATCTGTACAAACAGACCCTACTGATGAAATTCCcaccaaaaaatcaaagaaacataaaaagcacaaaagtaaaaagaagaaaaagaagaaagaaaaagagaaagagaaaaaatacaagaGACAGTCGGAAGAATCTGAGTCAAAGCTGAAATCTCATCATGGTGGGAACGTAGGGTTAGAGTCTGATTCCTATTTGAAGTTTGATTCAGAGCCCTCAGTAATGGGGCTGGAACACCCTGTAAGAGCACTTGGGCTGCCTAAGCCCCCTGCAGTAATGTTGAAGTCACCAACAATGACATTGGGACTGAATGAATCCCCTGCAGTTGCTCTGGAACCTCCTACAATGGCAGTAGAGGTATCAGAACCACATACTTTAGTAGCACTGAAGCCAGCTTCAGTTGGGGAATTATCAGAACTACATGCAACATTAGTCCCAGAACCCTTCACGTTAGAGCGACCAGAGTCATCTGTGGCTGTAACACTGGAATCATCTGTGAAACAGACATTGGAATCTCCTGCAGTGATGCCAGTGCCTACTACAACAGTTGTGCCGAAGTCATCTGAGGCACATGTGACAGTATCATCAGAATACAATGCAAGATCTGTGCCGAAGTATTTGGAGATTCCATCTTCAGAGCAGTCAAAGACCACATTGCTCGAGCCTCCAGCATCAAAAGTGCTAGAGTTATCAGAAACTTGTGTGGTAACAGCATCAGAAACATCTGCAGAGTTCCATCCCAGGTCAAGCTCGATGACAGCTTTGGAGTTGCCAGAGTCATCTGTAACTGAAATTCTGAGATTGCCTGAGCAATCTACAGCAATACCATTGTTGTCTGTGGAGCCTCCTACAACTACAGTGTTGGAGTTGTCCAAACCATCTGCAGTGCCAGAGATGCCTGGGCCCCCAACAGCACCAGTGCTGGAGCTGCCAGGACCCCCCACAGCGCCAGTGCCAGAGTCGCCAGGACCTCCTGTGACATCGGTGCCGGAGCTGCTGAGAACCCCCACAACGTCAGTGCAGGAGCTACCATCGCCTCCCGTGACATCGGTGTTGGAGCTTCCAGGGCCTCCCGTGACATCGGTGTTGGAGCTTCCAGGGCCTTCTGTGACATCGGTGCCAGAGGTGCCAGGCCCTCCTGTGATTCCGGTGCCAGAGGTGCCGGTTCCAGAGGTGCCAGGGTCTCCTGTGGCATCGGTACTAGAGTTTCGGGGGCCCCCTGCAACACCGGTGCAGGTTCCGGAGTTGCCGGGGCCCCCCGTGACACTGGTGCCAGAGTTGCCAGGGCCCCCTGCGACACTGGTACGTGTACCAGAGTTGCCGGGGCCCTCAGCAACACCAGTGCTTGAGTTGTCACAGGATTTGCCTGGGCTTCCAGCACCATCGATGGTGTCGGAGTTGCCTCAGGAGGTGCCAAGGCAACCCACGATGGCGCTGGAAATGCCGCAAGAGTTGCCTGGGCTGCCTGTGGTGACAACAGCATTGGAGTTGCCAGGGCAGCCTGTGGCGACTGTGCCTTTGGAATTGGCAGAACAACCTGTGATGACAACAGAGCCGGAGCAGCCTACAGTGATGCCAGCGCTGGAGTTGCCGGGGCAACCTGAGGTGACAGCAGCAGCAGGGTTGCCTGGGCAGCCTGTGGCTACAATAGCACCAGAGTTGCCTGGGCAGCCTGAGGTACCAGAGTTGCGGGGGCTGCCTTCGGTGACTGGGGTGTCAGAGTTGCCAGGGCAGCCCTCAACAACTGTGGCACAGGAGTTGCCGGGGCAGTCTGGGGCACTAGGGCAGCCTGTGGCAACTGGGGCGCTGGAGTTGCTGGGGCAGCCTGTAGCATCAGAGCTGTCAGGGCAACCCACAGTAGCTGCAGCGCTAGAGTTGCCAGGGCAGCCTGTGGCAACTGTGGCGCTAGAAATATCAGGTCATTCTGTGATGACAACGTCAGATCTGCCAACGATGACCGTTTCTCAATCCCTGGAGGTGCCTTCAACGACAGCGCTGGAACCATACAGTACAGTAGCACAGGAGCTACCTACAACATTAGTGGGGGAGACATCTGTAACAGTATCAGTGGATCCCCTGATGGCCCCTGAGTCCCATATGTTAACTTCCAATACCATGGACTCCCAGATGTTAGCTTCCAATACCATGGACTCCCAGATGTTAGCTTCCAATACCATGGACTCCCAGATGTTAGCTTCCAATACCATGGACTCCCAGATGTTAGCTTCCAACAGCATGGACTCCCAGATGTTAGCTTCCAACAGCATGGACTCCCAGATGTTAGCTTCCAACAGCATGGACTCCCAGATGTTAGCTTCCAACAGCATGGACTCCCAGATGTTAGCAACTAGCACCATGGACTCCCAGATGTTAGCAACTAGCACCATGGACTCCCAGATGTTAGCAACTAGCACCATGGACTCCCAGATGTTAGCAACTAGCACCATGGACTCCCAGATGTTAGCAACTAGCACCATGGACTCCCAGATGTTAGCAACTAGCACCATGGACTCCCAGATGTTAGCAACTAGCACCATGGACTCCCAGATGTTAGCAACTAGCACCATGGACTCCCAGATGTTAGCCTCCAGCACCATGGACTCCCAGATGTTAGCCTCCAGCACCATGGACTCCCAGATGTTGGCCTCCAGCACCATGGATGCACAGATGTTGGCATCCAGTACACCAGAGTCCTCTATGCTAGGTCCTAAGTCACCTGATCCCTACAGGTTAGCCCAAGATCCATACAGGTTAGCCCAGGATCCATACAGGTTAGGTCATGACCCTTACAGGTTAGGTCATGACCCATATAGATTAGGACAGGACCCCTATAGGTTAGGCCATGATCCCTATAGGCTAGCTCCTGACCCTTACAGAATGTCACCCAGGCCATATAGGATAGCACCCAGGCCATACAGAATAGCACCCAGGCCTTATAGATTAGCACCCAGGCCCCTAATGTTAGCATCTAGGCGCTCTATGATGATGTCATATGCTGCTGAACGCTCTATGATGTCATCCTATGCTGCTGAACGTTCCATGATGTCTTATGAACGTTCTATGATGTCACCAATGGCTGAGCGCTCTATGATGTCAGCCTATGAACGTTCAATGATGTCAGCTTATGAGCGCTCTATGATGTCTCCCATGGCTGAGCGCTCTATGATGTCAGCTTATGAGCGTTCTATGATGGCTTATGAGCGTTCCATGATGTCTCCAATGGCCGAGAGATCAATGATGTCCATGGGTGCTGACCGCTCCATGATGTCATCCTATTCTGACCGTTCCATGATGTCATCTTATTCTGACCGTTCCATGATGTCATCTTATACTGCTGACCGCTCAATGATGTCTATGACTGCTGATTCCTATGCTGATTCCTATACGGATTCATATACTGAGGCTTATATGGTGCCACCTTTGCCTCCTGAGGAGCCCCCTACTATGCCACCTTTACCACCAGAGGAGCCCCCTATGACACCACCATTACCTCCTGAGGAGCCCCCTGAGGGACCATCATTACCTGTTGAGCAGTCAGCATTACCTGTTGAAAACACATGGGCCACTGCTGGAACAGCATTACTCTCTGAAGAACCAGCTTTGCCCCCTGAGCCTCCTGTGATGCAGACAGAGATTCCAGAGTCTACAATGTCTGATTATTCTGTAGGAGCTCCAGAGCCCTCAGTGTTAACATCAGAGTCTGCTGTAACTGTCTCAGAGCCACCACCAGAGCCAGAGTCTTCAATGACATCAACATCTTTAGAGTCTCATATGACACAAGAACATGCTATCATAGGGCCACAGGCAGCTGTCCTATCTTCTGTGCCCAGTACAGTGTCAGAAACTTCTATACTACCTACAGAACACACTGAGCCTCCTATTGTGACAGAGTCAGTGGAAACCTTTGAGCCCATTTTAGCATCTGGGCCTATCTCAGAACAGATGATATATCTGACTGAGGTGGCAGTCCCAGAGCCCTCAGACATGGCAGTCCCAGAGGTGGTGGTCCCAGAGCCAACAGAGACAGTAATCCCAGAGCCAGCAGAGTTGGCGGTCCAGGGGCCAGCTGAGGTGGCAGTCCAGGGGCCAGCTGAGGTGACATTCCAGGGGTCAGATGAGGTGGTGGTCCAGGGGTCAGCTGATGTGGCGGTCCAGAGGCCAGAAGAGGCAACTTTCCAGGGACTGGCTGAGGTGGCTTTCCAGGGCCCAACAGAAGTGGCGGTCCAGGGGCCCACAGAGGTGGCAGTCCAGGGGCCCACAGAGGTGGAGGTCCAGGGGCCCACAGAGGTGGTGGACCAGGGGCCCACAGAGGTGGTGGACCAGGGACCGACAGAGGTGACCGTCCAGGGTCCAGCAGAGGTGATGTTGCAGGAGCCAGCCACAGTGGTGGTTCAGGAGCCTGCCATGGTGGTCCCAGAGCTGATTGCAGCAGTCCCAGAGCCGACCATGGTGGAAGTGGCTGTGCCAGAACCCACAGTCCTAGAGTCATCTGCAACAGTGTCTGAAGGTCCTGTGGTGGTTCCAGAGCCTACACCAGTGGTGGAGTCCACAGTTATGACTTCAGAACCTGTTATTAAAAGAACAGATGTAGTCTCATCTGTTGAGTCTAATCTTTCTCAACAAACCACCATACAGGAAATGTCCATTCAGTCAAGTGAAGaggcaaataatgaaaaaatgcatctGGAGAGTCATTCTTATGAAAGCATACACCATGTAAATATAGTCTTGGATGTAAATAGTCCTTTAATTGCAAAAGAGACAGAACATAACATTGTTTCTGCCACTAGCCCTGTTAGTGAAATTGGTATGGAGAAATTTTTGCCTGGCAGTGAGACTGATCTTAACACAGTGTTGACCACCTGCCCTAGTGAAGTTAATATAGTTGGAACTGTATCTACCACCAGTTCCCATATTCATGAACTTGATGTAAAGGGAACTACTAAGGAGATTGAACTTTATGCAACATCTGTTACCAGCTCAGTAAGTAAGGCTGATGTTGAGGGTCCTTTACCCACTCAAGAGATTGAACATGACATGGTAATTTCAACTAGTCCTAGTGGTGGTAGTGAAGCTGATATTGAGGGACCTTTGCCTGCTAATGACACTCACCGTGATGTATTGTCTGCTAATAATCTACTTGGTAAGACTGATCCAGAAGCATCATTACCTGTGAAAGAGAGTGAACATGATACGGTAATTACTATCAGCCATAAAGATGGTAGTGAAGCAGAGAAAGAGACGCCACTCTCTGCTAAAAACACTGAACAGGAGTCTGCTGCCAACATTTGTGATCTTAATGATGCAGATCTAGTAAGACCTTTACTTCCCAAGGATATGGAACGTGTCGCAAACCTTAGGACTGATATAGAGGGACCTTTGTCTGCAAGTGGAGTTGAACGTGACATAGTAACTACTGCCAGCCCTGTTGTTATTAGCTTACCTGAAAGAGCTTCAGAGTCTTCAtcagaagaaaaagatgattATGAAATCTTTGTGAAAGTTAAGGACACACATGACAAGAGCAAAAAAACTAAAAGCCGTGATAAaggtgagaaagagaggaaaagagattcTTCATTAAGATCTCGAAGTAAACGCTCTAAATCTTCAGAACACAAATCACGTAGACGCACAAGTGAATCCCGTTCAAGAGCAAGAAAGAGATCATCTAAATCTAAGTCTCATAGATCCCAAACTCGTTCACGATCACGTTCAAGACgtaggaggagaagcagcagATCAAGATCAAAGTCAAGAGGAAGGCGTTCTTTATCAAAAGAGAAACGTAAAAGGTCTCCAAAACACAGGTCTAAGtctagggaaagaaaaaggaaaagatctagCTCTAGAGATAATCGGAAAGTAGCCAGAGCTCGAAGTCGTACACCTAGTCGTCGTAGTAGAAGTCATACTCCTAGTCGACGAAGAAGGTCTAGGTCTGTGGTCAGAAGAAGGAGCTTTAGCATTTCTCCTGTTCGCCGGAGCCGCACCCCAAGTCGCCGGAGCCGTACCCCAAGTCGCCGGAGCCGCACCCCAAGTCGCCGGAGCCGCACCCCAAGCCGTCGAAGAAGATCTAGATCTGTGGTAAGACGAAGAAGCTTTAGTATATCACCAGTTCGACTAAGACGATCACGGACACCCTTGAGGAGGCGTTTTAGTAGATCTCCTATTCGCCGAAAACGATCCAGATCTTCTGAAAGAGGCAGGTCACCACCTAAACGTCTGACAGATTTGG ATAAGGCTCAACTACTTGAAATAGCCAAAGCTAATGCAGCTGCCATGTGTGCTAAGGCTGGTGTTCCTTTACCGCCAAACCTAAAACCTGcacctccaccaacagtagaaGAGAAAGTTGCTAAAAAGTCAGGAGGAGCCACAATAGAAGAGCTCACTGAG AAATGCAAACAGATTGCACAAAGTAAAGAAGATGATGATGTTATAGTGAACAAGCCCCATGTTtcggatgaagaggaggaagaacgTCCTTTCTATCATCATCCCTTTAAACTCAATGAACCTAAACCCATTTTTTTCAACTTAAAT ATTGCTGCTGCAAAACCAACTCCACCAAAAAATCAGGTAACATTGACAAAAGAATTTCCTGTATCATCTGGCTCTCAACACAGAAAAAAGGAAGCAGATAGTGTCTATGGCGAGTGGGTTCCTGTAgagaaaaatggtgaagaaaacaAAGACGATGATAATGTCTTCAGCAGCAATTTGCCTACTGAG ccTGTGGACATCTCTACAGCAATGAGTGAACGTGCACTTGCTCAGAAGAGACTTAGTGAAAATGCATTTGACCTTGAAGCCATGAGCATGTTAAATCGAGCGCAAGAACGG ATTGATGCCTGGGCTCAACTAAACTCAATACCAGGCCAGTTCACAGGAAGTACAGGAGTACAAGTTTTGACACAAGAACAGTTGGCAAATACTGGTGCTCAAGCCTGGATAAAAAAG GATCAATTCTTAAGAGCAGCCCCTGTAACCGGTGGAATGGGAGCCGTTCTGATGAGAAAAATGggctggagagaaggagagggattaggaaaaaacaaagaaggaaataaggagcCTATTCTAGTTGACTTTAAGACAGACCGAAAAG GTCTTGTTGCTGTGGGGGAGAGAGCACAAAAAAGATCTGGAAACTTCTCTGCTGCGATGAAGGATCTGTCAG GTAAACATCCTGTATCTGCATTGATGGAGATCTGTAATAAAAGAAGGTGGCAACCACCCGAATTTCTCTTGGTTCATGATAGTGGCCCTGATCACCGAAAACACTTTCTCTTTAGG GTATTGATAAATGGAAGCGCTTACCAGCCCAGCTTTGCCAGCCCTAATAAGAAGCATGCTAAAGCCACAGCAGCTACTGTGGTTCTTCAAGCAATGGGCCTTGTACCAAAGGACCTCATGGCTAATGCCACT